In one Corallococcus sp. EGB genomic region, the following are encoded:
- a CDS encoding VOC family protein has translation MDTVKLRVARPARDLDAVVRFYRDGLGFEVLGRFEDHAGFDGVMLGHPGAPYHLEFTVERGHEAPRAPTEDHLLVFYVPDPEAWSARVHRMEAAGFAPVTSRNPYWDANGKTFEDPDGYRVVLQQAAWAH, from the coding sequence ATGGACACAGTGAAGCTGCGGGTCGCGAGGCCGGCACGGGACCTGGACGCGGTGGTGCGCTTCTACCGGGACGGGTTGGGTTTCGAGGTGCTCGGGCGGTTCGAGGACCACGCGGGGTTCGACGGCGTGATGCTCGGGCATCCGGGAGCGCCGTACCACCTGGAGTTCACGGTGGAGCGAGGACACGAAGCGCCGCGAGCTCCAACCGAGGACCACCTCCTGGTGTTCTACGTGCCGGACCCGGAAGCCTGGTCCGCGCGGGTCCACCGGATGGAGGCCGCGGGCTTCGCGCCGGTGACCTCGCGCAATCCGTACTGGGACGCGAACGGGAAGACCTTCGAGGATCCGGACGGCTACCGCGTCGTCCTTCAGCAAGCCGCCTGGGCGCACTGA
- a CDS encoding oxidoreductase — protein sequence MTTKQQPLNSGFGATTTAREALGNTRLEGTVAIVTGGYAGIGLETTRTLHAAGATVIVPARTPDKARAALAGMERVELEQLDLIDPASIDAFASRFLESGRPLHLLSNNAGIMAAPLTRDARGFESQFATNHLGHFQLTARLWPALKQANGARVVCLSSRGHFFADVDFEDPFFQKRPYDKWVAYGQSKTANILFAVGLDARGEPHRVRAFAVHPGGILTELVRSMSEEEVRASIENSNKLEPLKTPEQGAATTVWCATSPQLAGKGGVYCENVDIAPLAPPDATVRRGVKEWAVDPKRADRLWTASEAWTGVRFNP from the coding sequence ATGACCACGAAACAGCAGCCCCTGAACTCCGGCTTCGGCGCCACCACCACCGCTCGCGAGGCTCTGGGCAACACCCGGCTGGAGGGCACCGTCGCCATCGTGACCGGTGGCTACGCGGGCATCGGCTTGGAGACCACCCGCACGCTCCATGCCGCCGGTGCCACCGTCATCGTCCCTGCCCGGACTCCCGACAAGGCCCGCGCCGCGCTCGCGGGCATGGAGCGCGTGGAGCTGGAACAGCTGGATCTCATCGACCCGGCATCCATCGATGCGTTCGCCTCGCGCTTCCTCGAGTCGGGCCGGCCGCTGCACCTGCTGAGCAACAACGCGGGCATCATGGCCGCGCCGCTCACCCGGGATGCGCGCGGGTTCGAATCGCAGTTCGCCACCAACCACCTGGGCCACTTCCAGCTCACCGCCCGGCTGTGGCCCGCGCTGAAGCAGGCAAACGGCGCGCGCGTGGTGTGCCTGTCGTCACGCGGCCACTTCTTCGCGGACGTCGACTTCGAGGACCCCTTCTTCCAGAAGCGCCCCTACGACAAGTGGGTCGCCTACGGGCAGTCGAAGACCGCGAACATCCTCTTCGCGGTCGGGCTGGATGCGCGCGGCGAGCCCCACCGCGTTCGCGCGTTCGCCGTCCATCCCGGCGGCATCCTCACGGAGCTGGTCCGGTCCATGTCCGAGGAGGAGGTCCGCGCCTCCATTGAAAACTCCAACAAGCTGGAGCCGCTGAAGACGCCGGAGCAGGGCGCCGCGACCACGGTCTGGTGCGCGACCAGTCCCCAACTGGCGGGCAAGGGCGGCGTGTACTGCGAGAACGTCGACATCGCGCCGCTCGCGCCTCCCGACGCCACCGTCCGGCGCGGGGTGAAGGAATGGGCCGTGGATCCGAAGCGGGCCGACCGGCTGTGGACCGCGAGCGAGGCGTGGACCGGCGTCCGCTTCAATCCGTGA
- a CDS encoding NAD(P)/FAD-dependent oxidoreductase → MGIIGGGPGGLMLARVLATRGITATVFELDEHPLARPQGGSLDLHGDSGLRALREAGLEAEFNAVARYDDQGDAIYDSQGTLHFQHNEASAGDRPEIDRTQLRAILLNSLPSERIRWGSKVSAVEPLPDGRYRVVGPTGSLGEFDLVVGADGAWSKVRPLVSPATPFFTGVLFIELQIDDVDTRHPEVARLLPSGKISVVGGIQGLIAQRSSDGHVRAYFMFRVSEAQLREGVVDTSSPARAREQLKAMLPGWTPLMLTFIDASNDSMAARPIVALPVGHRWTHRPGVTLLGDAAHVMPPFGGEGVNMAMLDGLELGLALAADSDWSQAVKGYEAAMFERAAIAAEGSMQGMDFLSEHALEHVLEHFREIPRELAAAGSH, encoded by the coding sequence GTGGGAATCATCGGGGGCGGTCCGGGCGGGCTGATGTTGGCCCGGGTCCTGGCCACTCGGGGCATCACGGCGACGGTGTTCGAGCTGGATGAGCACCCGCTCGCCCGTCCGCAGGGAGGTTCGCTGGACCTGCACGGCGACTCCGGGCTGCGCGCGCTTCGCGAGGCCGGACTGGAGGCGGAGTTCAACGCCGTCGCCCGGTACGACGACCAGGGCGATGCCATCTACGACTCCCAGGGGACGCTCCACTTCCAGCACAACGAGGCGAGCGCCGGCGACCGGCCGGAGATCGACCGCACGCAGCTGCGCGCCATCCTCCTGAACAGCCTCCCTTCGGAACGGATCCGCTGGGGAAGCAAGGTATCCGCCGTGGAGCCGCTCCCCGATGGGCGCTACCGCGTCGTGGGGCCGACGGGCTCGCTCGGCGAGTTCGACCTGGTGGTGGGCGCGGATGGCGCGTGGTCCAAGGTCCGCCCGCTCGTGTCCCCAGCGACGCCGTTCTTCACGGGCGTGCTCTTCATCGAGCTGCAAATCGACGACGTGGACACGCGGCATCCGGAGGTCGCGAGGCTGCTTCCGAGCGGGAAGATCTCCGTGGTCGGAGGCATCCAGGGCCTCATCGCCCAGCGCAGCAGCGACGGCCACGTGCGCGCCTACTTCATGTTCCGGGTGTCCGAGGCGCAGCTCCGGGAAGGGGTCGTGGACACGTCCTCCCCTGCCCGCGCCCGTGAACAGCTCAAGGCGATGCTCCCGGGATGGACGCCCTTGATGCTCACGTTCATCGACGCGAGCAACGACTCGATGGCCGCGCGCCCCATCGTCGCGCTGCCGGTGGGCCACCGGTGGACGCACCGGCCGGGCGTGACGCTGCTCGGGGACGCGGCCCACGTCATGCCGCCCTTTGGCGGCGAGGGCGTGAACATGGCGATGCTCGATGGACTGGAGCTGGGGCTCGCGCTCGCCGCGGACTCCGACTGGAGCCAGGCCGTGAAGGGCTACGAGGCGGCCATGTTCGAGCGCGCCGCCATCGCGGCCGAGGGCTCCATGCAGGGCATGGACTTCCTCTCCGAGCACGCGCTCGAGCACGTGCTGGAGCACTTCCGGGAGATCCCGCGGGAGCTGGCGGCCGCGGGCTCGCACTGA
- the rsmG gene encoding 16S rRNA (guanine(527)-N(7))-methyltransferase RsmG translates to MDNARFADLLASGCSALGVSVGPDVGPRLQQLMAELLKWNAKVNLTAITAPEEVLEKHFLDSLAVLPEVKGATSLLDLGAGAGFPGLPLKLELPDMGVTLVDAVGKKIAFIKAAAASLRLVGVRGLHARAEGKPEAEGIPRAQVLIARAFMDLPDWLNLAPAYVEEGGRVVAMLGKAQTDAELQARAAERNLRVVSARAYRLPFSGAERQVAVFAKQ, encoded by the coding sequence GTGGATAACGCGCGGTTCGCAGATCTGCTGGCCTCGGGATGCAGTGCGTTGGGCGTCTCCGTGGGACCGGACGTGGGGCCCAGGCTCCAGCAGTTGATGGCGGAGCTCTTGAAGTGGAACGCGAAGGTGAACCTCACGGCCATCACCGCGCCGGAGGAGGTGCTGGAGAAGCACTTCCTGGACTCGCTGGCGGTGCTGCCGGAGGTGAAGGGCGCGACGTCGCTGCTGGATTTGGGCGCGGGCGCGGGCTTCCCGGGACTGCCGCTCAAGCTGGAGCTGCCGGACATGGGCGTGACGCTGGTGGACGCGGTGGGCAAGAAGATCGCGTTCATCAAGGCCGCCGCCGCCAGCCTGCGCCTTGTCGGCGTGCGCGGACTTCACGCCCGGGCGGAAGGGAAGCCGGAGGCGGAGGGGATTCCGCGCGCGCAGGTGCTCATCGCGCGCGCGTTCATGGACCTGCCGGACTGGCTGAACCTGGCGCCCGCGTACGTGGAAGAGGGCGGACGCGTGGTGGCGATGCTCGGCAAGGCGCAGACGGACGCGGAGCTCCAGGCGCGCGCGGCCGAGCGCAACCTGCGCGTGGTGTCCGCCCGGGCGTACCGGCTCCCGTTCTCCGGCGCCGAGCGACAGGTCGCGGTGTTCGCGAAGCAGTAG